ttcagtgtgtattccaagtgattcacttgtacacgcaagtgtttcagtgtgtatcgcaagtgtttcagtgtgtatcccaagtgattcacttgtacacgcaagtgtttcagtgtgtatcgcaagtgtttcagtgagtatcgcaagtgtttcagtgtgtatcgcaagtgtttcagtgagtatcgcaagtgattcagtgtgtatcgcaagtgtttcagtgagtatcgcaagtgtttcagtgtgtatcgcaagtgtttcagtgtgtatcgcaagtgtttcagtgtgtatcgcaagtgtttcagtgagtatcgcaagtgtttcagtgagtatcgcaagtgtttcagtgtgtatcgcaagtgtttcagtgagtatcgcaagtgtttcagtgtgtatcgcaagtgtttcagtgagtatcgcaagtgtttcagtgtgtatcgcaagtgattcacttgtacacgcaagtgtttcagtgtgtatcgcaagtgtttcagtgtgtattgcaggtgtttcacttgtacacgcaagtgtttcagtgtgtatcgcaagtgtttcagtgagtatcgcaagtgtttcagtgtgtatcgcaagtgtttcagtgtgtatcgcaggtgtttcagtgtgtatcacaggtgtttcagtgtgtatcgcaagtgattcacttgtacacgcaagtgtttcagtgtgtatcgcaggtgtttcagtgtgtatcgcaggtgtttcagtgtgtatcgcaagtgtttcagtgtgtatcgcaggtgtttcagtgtgtatcgcaagtgtttcagtgtgtatcgcaagtgtttcagtgtgtatcgcaggtgtttcagtgtgtatcgcaagtgtttcagtgtgtatcgcaagtgattcagtgtgtatcacaagtgattcacttgtatacgcaagtgtttcagtgtgtatcgcaagtgtttcagtgtgtatcccaagtgattcacttgtacgacaagtgtttcagtgtgtatcgcaagtgattcagtgtgtatcacaagtgattcacttgtatacgcaagtgtttcagtgtgtatcgcaagtgtttcagtgtgtatcccaagtgattcacttgtacacgcaagtgtttcagtgtgtatcgcaagtgattcacttgtacacgcaagtgtttcagtgtgtatcacaagtgattcacttgtacacgcaagtgtttcagtgtgtatcacaagtgattcacttgtacacgcaagtgtttcagtgtgtatcccaagtgattcacttgtacacgcaagtgtttcagtgtgtatcacaagtgattcacttgtatacgcaagtgtttcagtgtgtatcgcaagtgtttcagtgtgtatcccaagtgattcacttgtacacgcaagtgtttcagtgtgtatcgcaagtgattcacttgtatgacaagtgtttcagtgtgtatcacaatttttcaatgggtttcgcctcaaacggcctcccatagaCTCGTGTTAGTTCATCTTTCAGCTCCTGTCAAACAGCGACATCTGCTGCTCTCGAACATCAAACACATCAAACTCTGTTTTACCATGTTATTACATGTTATACGAACATGGCAATCATTCAGTGCCGTGGTACATACACTGATCTAAAATAGATCATCACATAATTCTATAGATCAGTGGGTCAAAATACTATAGTATTCTACCGGATACTAATGTACACAAAGAAACATTGGGAAGAAAGTTGTTCCATAAATAACTATGAATAACTATAAATAATtgaaaacttaaatatttaattataagtgaTTAATAATTAAGATCCGTTCATtcggttttattttaattatgcatattttataaTGAGACCAGGAATGTTTTCTCAACTCgccataaattattttatattaaataacgttttatatatatatatatatatatatatatatattattattattattatttattgatgtgGCAGTAAGGAGGGAATTCAACAAAAACGTACTCAATAATTAAAATTTAGCAGATACTAATTTTAAGCTTAAGTCATTAATCTAAAACATTAACTGTTTCAGTCATTTCAATTTTTATCGACATTTAAATGCGGTAAAACTAAAGAGAACGTGGCAGAACTAAACTGTGTGTAAATCACGTGTTTATAAAGTCTATGGTAATTACTGATCAAACAGCAACGTGACACGCcgctgttacttttctcagcgctAGTCTCAAGATGAGCCAATTAGATTCGGCTTCGATCAGTGTACTGCACAAATCCGTGAAATTAATACATCTAAAttgtactatataaataataaacatgcaGTCGTAGTGCTGTTTGGAATCAACTTTTAAGTTGTTCAGCGCCTCCGGGAAACAGTCATGTGACTCTGCCGTCCAATGAGGTGACAGATCCAGACGTTTCCCATCATGCACCGATTTGAATCACAAGAAAcgacatagaaaataaaaaaaatcgccTTTATTGAGAATCGTGGAGTTGAAAGGAGATCATATTTGTGTTATAGGAACACGTATAAAGACGAAAGAAGCGCAGGAAAGCGATATGAGCGCAGGTCACCGTCGCCGACACTAGTGTGTCTGAAGCGGAGTATAAATTCTCTGAGCGCTGAGATCACATCCGGCTTGTCCGAAGGCGGTGGGTCAGACACGATTGATTGCTTCAGTCAGTTACAGATCTCCTTGTTTCTTCTCTCCCTTCTCTCACCGCTGAACTTGACTGACCTTTTACTGACACTCACACCTTCACTAGAGCTCCACCTGCACTCAGCGAAAGCTGTTATTCTGCTTTGATTGAATGCTCTATAAAGACGCTCTGAAACAAAAGTTATGCAAAGTGATGTTCTGTaacattgaatttttttattttcatattcatatatatttacagaCATTTACATTAGAAACTGTGAACATagtgcttttctttttttataacacCTATATTTTCCTTTCGTTCAGATATTCTGCATATGATTTAGTTTGAGGTGACTCTGATCTCAGGCCAGCGCTGGAATAAAGTACTGAAGAGACACATCCTCGTGCAGAAAGATCAGGTGAAGAATCCTTCGGTCCACGATATCTAGATTAGACAGAAAACACacagactgagtgagtgtgtgtgtgtgtgagagagagagagagagagagagagagagagagggtgagtgtgtgtgtgtgtgtgtgagagagagagagagagagagagagagagagagggtgagtgtgtgtgtgtgtgtgtgtgtgtgagagagagagagagagagagagggtgagtgtgtgtgtgtgtgagagagagagagagagagagagagagagagagggtgagtgtgtgtgtgtgtgtgagagagagagagagagagagagagagagagagagagagagagagagagagggtgagtgtgtgtgtgtgtgtgtgtgtgagagagagagagagagagagagagagagagagagggggtgagtgtgtgtgtgtgtgagagagagagagagagagagagagagagagagggtgagtgtgtgtgtgtgtgtgagagagagagagagagagagagagggggtgagtgtgtgtgtgtgtgagagagagagagagagagagagagagagagagagagagggtgagtgtgtgtgtgtgtgtgagagagagagagagagagagagagggtgagtgtgtgtgtgtgtgagagagagagagagagagagagagagagagagagagagagagggtgagtgtgtgtgtgtgagagagagagagagggtgagtgtgtgtgtgtgtgtgtgtgagagagagagagagagagagagagagagagtgtgtgtgtgtgtgtgtgtgtgtgaaagagagagagagagagagagagagagagagagagctcaggAAAACCCTGACGATGTACAGACTCAGCGAGCACAGCCTGGCCATCGAGACGGGCCGGCGCAGACAGACCTGGCTCTCCCGGGAGGACAGACTCTGCtcgcactgcattctgggagtgccggagaccgagctgcacttcctcacagaatgccccaaataccaacacatcagagaccaatattaccccaaaatgaataagatatttccccaatttaacacctgtaatccaaccccaaaaacttagattcatccttggcgaagaagccaaatgctccaatttagcagcaagatttgtagcatctctccacatcctgagggacgagcagagcagcaaacacccaatgaacacacacacacacactcacagcctaacacacccaatcacacacacacacacacacacacacacacactcacagcctaacacacccaatcacacacacacactcactcacagcctaacacacccaatcacacacacacacactcactcacagcctaacacacccaatcacacacacacacacacacacacacacacacacacacacacacacactcacagcctaacacacccaatcacacacacacacacacacacacacacacacacacacacacacacacacacacacacacacacacacacacacacacacacacacagcctaacacacccaatcacacacacacacacacacacacacacacacacacacactcacacacagcctaacaccccatcagacctacacacatgtatataatgttaaattccaagttcagtgttagtttattttagcttttgtgttttatgtacatgATTTCGGCATTATAAtccttcttattttatttattaatcttataatattatgttttattttattttatttaactattattataatgtttggtgtagttaatgttcaaaatcaatttctatgttgttttttgatgctttggcaatacaaaatgtatttttttgtcatgccaataaagctttctgaattgaattgaattgaattgagagagagggtgagtgtgtgtgtgtgtgtgtgtgtgtgagagagagagagagagagagagggtgagtgtgtgtgtgtgtgtgtgtgtgtgtgagagagagagagagagagagagggtgagtgtgtgtgtgtgtgtgtgagagagagagagagagagagagagaaagagagggtgagtgtgtgtgtgtgtgtgtgtgagtgagagagagagagagagaaagagagggtgagtgtgtgtgtgtgtgagagagagagagagagagagagagagagagagagaaagagagggtgagtgtgtgtgtgagagagagagagagagagagagagagagaaagagagggtgagtgtgtgtgtgtgtgtgtgtgtgtgagtgagagagagagagagagagagaaagagagggtgagtgtgtgtgtgtgtgtgtgtgtgtgtgagtgagagagagagagagagaaagagagggtgagtgtgtgtgtgtgtgagagagagagagagagagagagagagagagagaaagagagggtgagtgtgtgtgtgtgtgtgtgtgtgtgagtgagagagagagagagagaaagagagggtgagtgtgtgtgtgtgtgagagagagagagagagaaagagagggtgagtgtgtgtgtgtgtgtgagagagagagagagagagagagagagagagaaagagagggtgagtgtgtgtgtgtgtgtgtgagtgagagagagagagagagaaagagagggtgagtgtgtgtgtgtgtgtgtgtgtgtgtgagagtgagagagagtgagagagagtgattgagtgtgtgtgtgtgagtgtgtgtgtgtgcgcgtgtgtatgagtgagagagtgtgtgtgtgtgtatgtgtgtgagtgtgtgtgtatgtgtgtgagtgtgtgtgtatgtgtgtgtgcgtgagtgtgtgtgtgtgtgtgtgtgtgagtgagagagtgtgtgtgtgtgtgtgtgtgtgtgtgagtgtgtgtgtatgtgtgtgtgtgtgtgtgtgtgtgtgagtgagtgagtgagagagtgtgtgtgtgtgtgtgtgtgtgagtgagagagtgtgtgtgtgtgtgtatgtgtgtgtgagtgtgtgtgtatgtgtgtgtgtgtgtgtgagtgagtgagagagtgtgtgtgtgtgagtgtgtgagtgagagagtgtgtgtgtgtgtgtgtgtgtgagtgagagagtgtgagtgagagagtgtgtgtgtgtgtgtgtgtgtgtgtgtgtgtgagtgagagagtgtgtgtgtgtgtgagagtgtgtgtgtgtgtgtgtgtgtgtgtatgtgtgtgtgtgtgtgagtgagtgagagagtgtgtgtgtgtgtgtgtgtgtgtgtgtgtgtgagggagagagagagtgtgtgtgtgtgtgtgtgtgtgaatgagagagtgtgagtgagagagtgtgtgtgtgtgtgtgtgagtgagagagtgtgtgtgtgtgtgagagtgtgtgtgtgtgtgtgtgtgtgtgtatgtgtgtgtgtgtgtgtgtgagagagtgtgtgtgtgtgtgtgtgtgtgtgtgtgtgtgtgagtgagagagtgtgagtgagagagtgtgtgtgtgtgtgtatgtgtgtgtgtgtgtgtgtgtgtgtgagtgagagagtgtgtgtgtgtgtgagagtgtgtgtgtgtgtgtgtgtgtgtgtgtgtgtatgtgtgtgtgtgtgtgagtgagtgagagagtgtgtgtgtgtgtgtgtgtgtgagtgagagagtgtgtgtgagtgagagagtgtgtgtgagtgagagagtgtgtgtgtgtgtgtgtgtgtgtgtgtgagagtgtgtgtgtgtgtgagtgagagagtgtgagtgagagagtgtgtgtgtgtgtgtgtgtgtgtgtgtgtgtgtgtgagtgagagagtgtgtgtgagtgagagagtgtgtgtgtgtgtgtgtgtgtatgtgtgtgtgtgtgtgagtgagtgagagagtgtgtgtgtgtgtgtgtgtgtgagtgagagagtgtgtgtgtgtgtgtgtgtgtgtgtgtgtgtatgtgtgtgtgtgtgtgagtgagtgagagagtgtgtgtgtgtgtgtgtgtgtgtgtgtgagtgagtgagagagtgtgtgtgtgtgtgagtgagagagtgtgtgtgagtgagagagtgtgtgtgtgtgtgtgtgtgtatgtgtgtgtgtgtgtgagtgagtgagagagtgtgtgtgtgtgtgtgtgtgtgagtgagagagtgtgtgtgtgtgtgtgtgtgtgtgtgtgtgtatgtgtgtgtgtgtgtgagtgagtgagagagtgtgtgtgtgtgtgtgtgtgtgtgtgtgtgagtgagagagtgtgtgtgtgtgtgtgtgtgtgtgtgtgtgagtctcttaCTGCACATGGCTCTGCTGGGGTGGACCTGTTGTCCCGTGAGGAACTGCTGGAGTTTCCTGATgtccacacacacttcagtcatcAGCTCTGTGTCTCTGTGAGGACTGGAGCTCTGCGAGCCGTCGTCTCCTGACAGAGATCAATCACTCACAGATACTTTATCACTGCTTATACTTTTATAGTAGATATACttctgaattacattttattttgatattttatattttcattttaataaaacgtTTTCGcaattttgttttccatttattatttttgacatGTCTTCATAGTTTTTACATTATctgaaataatgtaaatgtaagtctatgtatattttattttagttaatgcttatttttaaacaaataatatttttatgcgTTTATtgttagttaacaataataaccctgatcAAGATGTGTCAAAATACTGGTTAAGAAAaagattttttcttctttcatctCAGATAAGCAGCAGTTTAACTCTTTACTGTGTGAGTGTACATCAGAGCGTCTCTCACCCCAAGGAGGGTTCCCCAGATCCTTAAAGTGTGTTGTGACAGAAACCAGATCTGTGTCGATCTTCAGATTCATCTCTCCGTTCAGATTCGCCTCCAGCACCTGACACACAAACACCTCAGCAAACCCTTCTGAAGAAAGCTGCCGGCCAAACTCAGAAATATAACATCAGAAATAACTGACCCATGAAAGCTTAAAAAGGGTTTAAAAGCGTAAATACTTCAGATGGGTCTGATGCACATGTGGCAGTGATGCCACGACTTTACTGGTTGGCTCTTTTATTAAGAAGGCACACTGGAGTTTGTAGTAAACTCACCAGAGAGTTGGAGAGGTTCTTCATGCGGTCCACGACACTCTTCAAGGTCTTCAGAGGAGGTAAATATATGCTGACCTAAGCAACATACAATCGTTTCATTATTAGTGCTGCTGAGGGACAGAAACAGATTCAGTCTTATAACCACTCACATCAAAGTCTGGCATCTGCGGCTCTCTGAAATCATGCCAGAGTCGTCTGGGAATCACGTCCACTGGGATATCATGAGTGACCACACGACTGACGCTGGACAGAGACGGCTggagacacgtgtgtgtgtgtgtgagagagagattatCACTGTCAGACCATCATGCTGTCAGGTTTAACAAACATTTATACTCTGGTGTTTGTGTCGGCTGTGTTCTCCTCACCAGCTCCGCGGCGAGCGTCAGACACGCACTGCTCTTCTTGGTCAGTTTGATTTTGACAGATTTGGCGTTCTGGGCCGTTTTTAAGGCCCTGGAAAGATTCTCCGGAGCCACTTCCAGAAGGATCTCATTGGCGTCTGCAGACACTCCCTCCAACTGGAACTCATCGAAGAAATTCCCCTGAAACACAGAAGCATTCACAGCGGCTCCAACAGCCTGAGACCTACAGTCAAACAGCTTCTATTTTGCttattcttttcctttttttattgcattttcattcatttgagTAAAAATTGAACTGAAACATGAAGATGAATGTGAGAAAGTCTGTCAtgaactgaagctgatgatcacgTTTGGATTAGAGTTTCGGCAGTGATTCGGATCTCACCTGTGAGAGTTCACACCACATACTGACTCCTCCAGAAGCCACACGACCCGACAGGACGAAGTACAGGTGATCACAGGTGAGCCGCAGAACACACGCCTTCGTCAGCCTGGACACGGTGTTCACCACACCTGCAGAGACCAGACCAGACCACATCAGACCAGCACAGATCACAACAGACCAGACCACATTAGACCAGAGCAGAGCAGACCAGATCAGACCAGCACAGATCACAACAGACCAGATCAGACCAGCACAGATCACATCAGACCAGATCAGACCAGCACAGATCACATCAGACCAGACCACATTAGACCAGAGCAGACCAGATCAGACCAGCACAGATCACAACAGACCAGATCAGACCAGCACAGATCACAACAGACCAGATCAGACCAGCACAGATCACAACAGACCAGACCACATTAGACCAGATCAGACCAGCAAAGACCACATCAGACCAGATCAGACCAGCACAGATCACATCAGACCAGCACAGACCAGATCAGACCAGACCAGATCAGACCAGACCAGATCAGACCAGCACAGATCACATCAGACCAGCACAGACCAGATCAGATTCTAAACCGTTAGCGAGTTTTAAAGGACAGTGTTATCCTTCATGAAACGCATCAGTGCAATGATAATTCACCAGATTCATGACTGAtcaatcagttctgtgaatgacgtCACTGCTGTGTGGGGGGGGGCTCAAAATAAGATGCCTCTGTCAGATTTAAAAGGCTAAACTcattaaacacaaataaacacagaaaGCCTCTATCATTAAAGACAGAAATCAATAATAAACATGCTTAAACTCACGTGTGAAGTGATTCAGACATCCGACATCGATGATTTTAGCTCGGAACTTCATTTCGCTTCAGTAAATGAGATATTTTGAAAACTTTGCCGAGTGGTGTTTGTTGTTATGTTCCGAGTTTTCGCGCCGGCGGTCCAACAGAAAACTCTTCCGTCTGGAAACAAACGCCTCGTGTTTAGAGTTCCGCTGTGCTTCATGCGGCCACACGGTGGCGCTCTTAGTAAAGCTTTACTTCTCCATAATAAAACACCTGCCTCAATCTACGCTTGTTACGAggtgtttacatttattcatactttaactaacattaatattttattatagtttttcagATGTTTCACACACCTTGACTTCAT
This genomic stretch from Carassius carassius chromosome 42, fCarCar2.1, whole genome shotgun sequence harbors:
- the hus1 gene encoding checkpoint protein HUS1 — protein: MKFRAKIIDVGCLNHFTRVVNTVSRLTKACVLRLTCDHLYFVLSGRVASGGVSMWCELSQGNFFDEFQLEGVSADANEILLEVAPENLSRALKTAQNAKSVKIKLTKKSSACLTLAAELPSLSSVSRVVTHDIPVDVIPRRLWHDFREPQMPDFDVSIYLPPLKTLKSVVDRMKNLSNSLVLEANLNGEMNLKIDTDLVSVTTHFKDLGNPPWGDDGSQSSSPHRDTELMTEVCVDIRKLQQFLTGQQVHPSRAMCNIVDRRILHLIFLHEDVSLQYFIPALA